CCCGATTCCCGGAACAGGGCCATGACCGCATCCGGGTGCATGGCCCGGACCTCGGCTTTCTTGCCTTTCTCTCGCCTTCTGCTCATATCCTCTCCCACCACTTGTCGAGCCAAGCCCGGAACTCCGGACCGTCATCAAGTGACTGAAAAATAGTTTCCGTCCGCAGCACCCGAAACGCCTCCCGGCCATGCTCGATCTTGACCGCGTCCTTGGAAGTGCAGACCAGCTCGCTCACACCGTCCCGGCCAGCCTCACCCCTGATGCTGTCGATTGTGGAGGCGTTCAGAACGGCATGGTCAGGAAGGATCACGTGCCGCTCCGGACTCCGGCCAAAGGCCTCTCTCACCGCCCCGGCAACCCGCTGGGGCCTGGCCACGGCCGTCACCAGCCAATATCGGCCTTCCGGCCCCGGACTGATCCGCCCGTCGGCCAGATTCTCCAGTCCCTGGATGGACAACCGGAAGAGAAATACCGGCTTGCCCGTATTGCCCAGCCGGGCTCGGGAGGCTTCGATGACCGGGCCTTGCTCACTTCCGGTCACGTTAACGAGAAAAGCCGTTGCCCGGTCGAGGGCCGAAACGCCCTCCCGCCAGGTTCCTCGGGGCTGGACCCGGTTCCATCCCGGGCCGAGGTCGTCGCCCGCCAGAAGAACCAAATCCAGATCCCGAACCAT
Above is a window of Deltaproteobacteria bacterium DNA encoding:
- the lpxK gene encoding tetraacyldisaccharide 4'-kinase, which gives rise to MTERQATIWQKRLGPVLAPVGWTYSQIMAARSHAYRRGFFSRWRAPKPVISAGNISWGGTGKTPICSFILSWAEEKSLRPALLTRGYGGRTGALPLLVDPTCPAGECGDEPLVLAREHPDSLVVVDPVRSRAGQWALARHEPDFFVLDDGFQHLAMVRDLDLVLLAGDDLGPGWNRVQPRGTWREGVSALDRATAFLVNVTGSEQGPVIEASRARLGNTGKPVFLFRLSIQGLENLADGRISPGPEGRYWLVTAVARPQRVAGAVREAFGRSPERHVILPDHAVLNASTIDSIRGEAGRDGVSELVCTSKDAVKIEHGREAFRVLRTETIFQSLDDGPEFRAWLDKWWERI